One genomic region from Amblyraja radiata isolate CabotCenter1 chromosome 17, sAmbRad1.1.pri, whole genome shotgun sequence encodes:
- the snai3 gene encoding zinc finger protein SNAI3, which yields MPRSFLIKKHCSTKKPNYSQLEIQNASAILPYLYEGLTFPLMAPPEVLAPISCDPPALWDRAPISLQMCLPLPLPLPLDAEIGTQASFSSQPSLEISVKECLAVRDSNTPLRNTVNDLSLSLSKRAKRRETNNGTFKGDGETQEKTLEVESTAEAILERFECFHCHKAYNTSSGLSKHRQLHCESQTTKYFNCKYCDKEYVSLGALKMHIRTHTLPCVCKICGKAFSRPWLLQGHIRTHTGEKPFACPHCSRAFADRSNLRAHLQTHSDVKRYHCKSCSKTFSRMSLLSKHKEAGCCPLS from the exons ATGCCCCGTTCCTTCCTGATCAAGAAACACTGCAGCACCAAGAAACCCAACTACAGCCAACTGGAGATCCAGAATG CCTCGGCTATTTTGCCATATTTATACGAGGGATTGACATTTCCACTGATGGCACCGCCTGAGGTTCTCGCCCCCATCAGTTGTGACCCACcagcactgtgggacagggctccgATCAGTCTCCAAATgtgcctgcccctgcccctgcccctgcccctggatGCTGAGATTGGAACACAAGCATCATTCAGCAGCCAGCCGAGCCTGGAGATCAGTGTGAAGGAATGCCTGGCTGTCAGGGACAGCAACACCCCACTAAGGAACACTGTGAATGACCTCAGCCTGTCCCTTTCCAAAAGAGCCAAGAGAAGGGAGACAAACAATGGCACATTTAAAGGAGACGGTGAAACACAGGAGAAAACCCTTGAGGTTGAAAGTACTGCTGAAGCAATCCTGGAGAGGTTTGAGTGTTTTCATTGTCACAAGGCATACAATACTTCATCTGGTCTTTCTAAACACAGACAGCTGCATTGTGAATCACAGACTACAAAATATTTTAACTGCAAGTATTGTGATAAGGAATATGTCAGCCTGGGTGCATTGAAGATGCACATAAGGACTCACACTCTGCCCTGTGTCTGCAAAATCTGTGGCAAAGCCTTCTCGAGACCATGGCTCCTCCAGGGGCACATCAGAACACATACCG GGGAGAAGCCGTTTGCCTGTCCACACTGCAGCAGGGCTTTTGCAGATCGCTCAAACCTGCGCGCACATCTGCAGACACACTCGGATGTGAAGAGATATCATTGCAAGAGCTGCTCAAAGACTTTCTCCAGAATGTCTCTTCTATCCAAACACAAGGAAGCCGGATGCTGCCCCTTATCTTGA